Within Maridesulfovibrio frigidus DSM 17176, the genomic segment TACTAATGAATGCTCCTGGCAATTTTACCAGCAAAGCATCCATCAGTTCCTGTGAAGACATTTCCCGCTGGTTTTCCTCAGCGATCCTTTTTTTCAGCTCAGTAATGGTCAAAGCTCCCGTGGCTTCATCAGATAGAACTCTGAACTTCGGGCCTTCACCTGTTCGAATCCAATCTGGATCCACGCCGCCGATCTCAAGAGCTTTAACAAACCACTCTGCCGGAATTGAGTTCCGACGCTTGGCATCAGATATTGACGATTGGCGAATTCCCAAAGCTTCAGCCAGCTTAACCTGAGTCGGTCTTCCTTCTATAAGA encodes:
- a CDS encoding helix-turn-helix domain-containing protein, whose product is MLMRGTIEFEAVLLRLGEAFLIEGRPTQVKLAEALGIRQSSISDAKRRNSIPAEWFVKALEIGGVDPDWIRTGEGPKFRVLSDEATGALTITELKKRIAEENQREMSSQELMDALLVKLPGAFISIQYGGQGGQSCGK